In Humulus lupulus chromosome 6, drHumLupu1.1, whole genome shotgun sequence, a single genomic region encodes these proteins:
- the LOC133785618 gene encoding uncharacterized protein LOC133785618: MANFDNIDEKIRPYLFNEVGVEKWTRLYKNNKRYSIMTSNIAESVNAAIKEIRELPIATLLECLHSLVETTNLLIFTVHDVTRSYIVDLEKRTRICQKFQYDEMPCSHAMAALTKRHMSSYDYCSYYYTKEAFIAAYEDIILSLGDANSWDIPNEMKQIIVLPPKHKRPAGRPKTQRYKSALESNTKTQNKCGR, encoded by the exons ATGGCAAACTTTGACAACATTGATGAAAAAATAAGACCTTACTTGTTCAATGAAGTCGGTGTAGAAAAATGGACAAGGTTGTACAAAAACAACAAGCGATACTCAATAATGACATCTAACATCGCAGAATCTGTGAATGCAGCAATCAAAGAAATAAGAGAATTACCAATTGCTACATTACTAGAATGTCTTCACTCTTTA GTTGAAACAACAAACCTACTTATATTCACAGTACATGATGTGACAAGATCTTACATAGTAGACCTGGAGAAACGAACACGCATATGCCAAAAATTCCAATATGATGAAATGCCTTGCTCCCATGCAATGGCTGCATTAACCAAAAGGCATATGTCTTCCTATGACTACTGCTCATACTACTACACAAAAGAAGCTTTTATAGCAGCATATGAAGATATCATACTATCATTAGGTGATGCAAATTCCTGGGATATACCTAATGAGATGAAGCAAATCATTGTTCTACCACCAAAACATAAGAGACCAGCAGGGCGCCCAAAGACACAAAGATACAAATCTGCACTAGAATCAAAtacaaaaacacaaaataaatgtGGAAGGTGA